A single region of the Pontibacter kalidii genome encodes:
- a CDS encoding RagB/SusD family nutrient uptake outer membrane protein, which yields MKEYILKIAMMSLFTLLVATGCEEDFLESDIPGRLPQEEFYQTDEDALRATAAAYDMLQAHYNWGWASMYLVKTLLSDESNAGGSGPGDQPGYQTLDDYTFDSQNDAVLGAWSMSYYGIYRANQVINRVDPETDLRQRLIAEAKALRALYYLDLVSLWGDVPLIVSDIPPSEYNAQQRASREEVYAQIEQDLTEAIAELPLKSTYGSGERFRFSKGAAQALLGRAHLYQEEWQQAAQLFDEVINSGQYSLEPNFSTVFSQEGEFGPESLFEVAYSNDANYDWGNFPWGNGRNLESNIHIQLMGPRSDFYTKAPQDSLIGGWGFNTPRPGLYQAFVEAGDTERKINTIMSEEELEAMGGNWSEPNAYDYMGYFQRKYGSYVNQTSSEGGSIAELNYGTNWRLIRYADVLLMAAEAYYRLGDEARAREELNKVRQRAGLEAVMVSGTDLFNAIVRERQLELAFEGFRYIDLVRWGLAAQELGPLGYMEGKHNLLPVPDTDVRTANLAQNPGY from the coding sequence ATGAAAGAGTATATTTTGAAAATAGCAATGATGAGCCTGTTCACACTATTGGTAGCAACAGGCTGCGAGGAAGATTTTCTGGAGTCAGACATACCGGGCAGGCTGCCGCAGGAGGAGTTCTACCAAACTGATGAGGACGCCCTGCGGGCCACGGCCGCTGCCTACGATATGCTGCAGGCGCACTACAACTGGGGCTGGGCCAGTATGTACCTTGTCAAAACCCTGCTATCGGATGAGAGTAACGCCGGGGGCAGCGGCCCAGGGGATCAGCCAGGCTACCAAACCCTCGACGATTACACGTTCGACTCCCAAAATGACGCGGTGCTGGGTGCCTGGAGCATGAGCTACTACGGCATCTACCGGGCCAACCAGGTCATCAACAGAGTTGACCCTGAAACAGACCTGCGCCAGCGCCTGATCGCGGAGGCCAAGGCACTGAGGGCGCTTTACTACCTAGACCTTGTTTCGCTTTGGGGAGATGTGCCGCTGATAGTGAGTGACATCCCGCCAAGTGAGTACAACGCACAGCAGCGGGCCAGCCGGGAGGAGGTATACGCGCAGATAGAGCAGGACCTGACCGAGGCCATTGCCGAGCTACCCCTGAAGAGCACCTACGGTAGCGGAGAAAGGTTCCGCTTCTCCAAGGGGGCGGCACAGGCCTTGCTCGGCCGGGCGCACCTGTACCAGGAGGAGTGGCAACAGGCTGCCCAGCTGTTTGATGAGGTCATCAACTCCGGCCAGTACAGTCTGGAGCCGAACTTCAGCACCGTATTTTCGCAGGAAGGGGAGTTTGGGCCAGAGTCTTTGTTTGAAGTGGCTTACTCCAACGATGCAAATTATGATTGGGGGAATTTTCCGTGGGGCAACGGCCGCAACCTGGAAAGCAACATCCACATACAGCTGATGGGACCACGCTCCGACTTCTATACCAAGGCACCGCAGGACTCTTTGATTGGCGGCTGGGGATTTAACACACCTCGCCCTGGGTTATACCAGGCCTTTGTCGAGGCAGGCGATACCGAGCGAAAAATCAACACCATTATGTCAGAGGAGGAGTTGGAGGCAATGGGCGGCAACTGGAGTGAACCCAATGCTTATGATTACATGGGCTACTTCCAGCGCAAGTATGGCTCCTACGTCAATCAGACCAGCTCTGAGGGCGGCTCCATTGCGGAATTGAACTATGGCACCAACTGGCGTCTGATCCGGTACGCGGATGTGCTGCTGATGGCTGCCGAAGCCTACTACCGCCTGGGCGATGAGGCCAGGGCACGCGAAGAACTGAACAAAGTGCGCCAAAGAGCCGGGCTCGAGGCGGTGATGGTTTCTGGCACGGACCTGTTCAATGCCATTGTAAGGGAACGGCAGTTGGAGCTGGCCTTTGAGGGCTTCCGGTACATCGACCTGGTGCGTTGGGGGCTGGCGGCACAGGAGCTGGGGCCGCTCGGTTATATGGAGGGCAAGCACAACCTGCTACCGGTACCAGACACGGATGTGAGAACGGCTAACCTGGCGCAGAATCCTGGCTATTAG
- a CDS encoding erythromycin esterase family protein: MGQKPFQYTALTKEKDLDVLLQEIGDARVVMLGEASHGTSEYYTWRTAISRRLIQEKGFQFIAVEGDWPECYAVNRMVKGYPNAGSKIAEVLEVYRRWPTWMWANWEVAALVEWLREFNNQRKQGEKAGFYGLDVYSLWESLEQIVRYLESNDGQAAEAARLAINCFEPFNRDPQTYARATAFVPTDCEREVIEMLQKVQQQRSFGNDPEQDFNTRQNALVAANAEKYYRAMINGSTDSWNVRDSHMMETLDRLLEFHGPDSKAIVWEHNTHIGDARYTDMADNGMYNIGQLAREKYGRDNVRLVGFGTYQGTVIAGKAWGAPMQKMDVPPAVSGSWEEFLHNVSTEDKIILSRDLKHVPEVQDYIGHRAIGVVYDPKYEMFGNYVPSIIPERYDAFLYFEETEAVHPIRMKSRGAKEPDLYPWNY, from the coding sequence ATGGGACAGAAACCTTTTCAATACACGGCACTTACAAAAGAGAAAGACCTGGATGTTTTACTGCAGGAGATAGGCGATGCCCGTGTCGTGATGCTGGGGGAGGCTTCGCACGGCACTTCCGAGTACTATACCTGGCGCACGGCTATCTCCCGGCGGCTGATACAGGAGAAGGGCTTTCAGTTTATTGCCGTGGAAGGCGACTGGCCCGAGTGCTATGCCGTGAACCGCATGGTGAAAGGCTATCCCAATGCTGGCAGCAAGATTGCCGAGGTGCTGGAAGTATACCGCCGCTGGCCTACCTGGATGTGGGCAAACTGGGAGGTGGCGGCGCTGGTGGAGTGGCTGCGGGAGTTTAACAACCAGCGCAAGCAGGGCGAGAAAGCCGGGTTTTACGGGCTGGACGTCTACAGCCTTTGGGAGAGCCTGGAGCAGATCGTGCGCTACCTGGAGAGCAACGACGGGCAGGCCGCCGAGGCTGCGCGCCTGGCCATCAACTGTTTCGAGCCCTTTAACCGCGACCCCCAAACCTATGCCCGTGCCACCGCCTTTGTGCCCACCGACTGCGAGCGCGAGGTGATTGAGATGTTGCAGAAGGTACAGCAGCAGCGTAGCTTCGGCAACGACCCCGAGCAGGATTTTAACACCAGGCAGAACGCGCTGGTGGCGGCGAATGCCGAGAAGTATTACCGGGCCATGATCAATGGCAGCACGGACTCCTGGAACGTGCGCGATAGCCACATGATGGAGACCCTGGACCGCCTGCTGGAGTTCCACGGTCCCGACTCCAAGGCCATTGTCTGGGAGCACAACACGCACATCGGCGATGCCCGCTACACCGATATGGCAGACAATGGCATGTATAACATCGGTCAACTGGCCCGGGAAAAGTATGGGCGCGATAATGTGCGTCTGGTGGGGTTTGGCACCTACCAGGGCACCGTGATAGCCGGCAAAGCCTGGGGAGCACCGATGCAGAAAATGGACGTGCCACCCGCCGTCAGCGGCAGTTGGGAGGAGTTCCTCCACAACGTCAGCACCGAGGATAAGATCATACTTTCCAGGGACCTGAAGCATGTGCCGGAGGTGCAGGATTATATCGGCCACCGCGCCATCGGGGTAGTGTATGATCCCAAGTATGAGATGTTCGGCAATTACGTTCCCTCCATTATCCCCGAGCGCTATGATGCCTTCCTATACTTTGAGGAGACCGAGGCGGTGCACCCGATCCGCATGAAGAGCCGCGGCGCCAAAGAGCCGGACCTGTATCCGTGGAACTACTAA
- a CDS encoding DUF4197 domain-containing protein, producing MKKLIYTSALALALGASACTVTDLQRTMDGVLAGTANAPLTQTEVAAGLKQALEVGITNGAKQASQTDGFYGNSLIRIPFPKDVQRVENTLRQVGLGNEVDKFILTLNRGAEDAAKSAVPIFVSAIKQLTIQDAWAILRGDKDAATNYLKRTTSQQLYDAFNPVMVKSLEKTNATRYYADLVNQYNKIPLVQKVNPDLDDYATQKAIDGLFTLVAAEELKIRENPLARTTELLRRVFSQQNQS from the coding sequence ATGAAGAAACTGATTTATACTTCTGCACTTGCCCTGGCGCTTGGCGCCTCTGCCTGCACCGTAACCGACCTGCAGCGCACCATGGATGGCGTGCTGGCTGGCACCGCGAACGCACCGCTTACCCAAACCGAAGTGGCCGCCGGCCTGAAGCAGGCGCTGGAAGTGGGCATTACGAACGGTGCGAAACAGGCTTCCCAGACGGACGGTTTTTACGGAAACTCCCTCATCCGGATCCCATTCCCGAAGGATGTGCAGCGTGTGGAGAACACCCTGCGTCAGGTGGGTTTGGGCAACGAGGTAGATAAATTCATCCTTACCCTGAACCGTGGTGCCGAGGACGCGGCCAAAAGCGCCGTGCCGATCTTCGTGAGCGCCATCAAGCAGTTAACCATACAGGATGCCTGGGCTATACTTCGTGGCGACAAGGACGCTGCCACCAATTACCTGAAGCGCACCACCTCGCAGCAGCTGTATGATGCCTTTAACCCGGTGATGGTCAAGTCGCTGGAGAAAACGAACGCCACCCGCTACTACGCCGACCTGGTGAACCAGTACAACAAGATCCCGTTGGTGCAAAAGGTTAACCCCGACCTGGACGATTACGCCACTCAGAAAGCCATAGACGGCCTGTTTACGCTCGTGGCAGCGGAGGAACTGAAGATACGCGAAAACCCGCTTGCCCGCACCACCGAGCTGCTGCGCAGGGTGTTCTCCCAGCAGAACCAGTCGTAA
- a CDS encoding competence/damage-inducible protein A, whose product MKAVTAEIITIGDEILYGQIVDTNSAWMGTELTKIGVKVKQITSISDNAGHIVQALDEAKTRADIILITGGLGPTKDDLTKHVLADYFHTSLRLHEPSLADIAALFKVRGIELTELNRQQAFLPESCMPVRNALGTAPGMWFEQDGKVFVSMPGVPFEMKRMMTDIVLPQLKSYFKTPHIIHKVIQTVGLAESILAERLEDWETSLPGHLKLAYLPHLGGVRLRLTGQGMDEAILKQELQQEVDKLPPLIGKYIFAYGEVPLEEATGQLLKERGLTVATAESCTGGFVAHKLTSIAGSSAYFMGGVIAYHNEVKIRELRIKPETLQQHGAVSEATVRAMAENVRLQFSTDIGLATSGIAGPDGGTPDKPVGTIWIAYADKYKTEAKLLNYNKNRLLNIEYTTMAVLNLLRQSLEPTVEE is encoded by the coding sequence ATGAAAGCAGTTACTGCTGAGATTATCACCATCGGAGACGAGATCCTGTACGGCCAGATCGTAGATACCAACTCCGCCTGGATGGGCACTGAACTCACCAAGATCGGGGTAAAGGTAAAGCAAATTACCTCTATCTCCGACAATGCCGGGCATATTGTGCAGGCACTGGACGAGGCTAAAACCCGCGCCGATATCATCCTTATCACCGGCGGCCTGGGCCCCACCAAGGACGATTTGACCAAGCACGTGCTGGCCGACTACTTCCATACGTCGCTCAGGCTGCACGAGCCCTCGCTGGCCGACATCGCCGCGCTTTTTAAGGTGCGGGGCATCGAGCTGACGGAGCTGAACCGCCAGCAGGCGTTTCTGCCGGAAAGCTGCATGCCGGTCCGCAACGCGCTGGGAACGGCCCCGGGCATGTGGTTTGAGCAGGACGGGAAGGTGTTTGTGTCGATGCCGGGGGTACCGTTTGAGATGAAGCGCATGATGACAGACATCGTGCTGCCGCAGCTCAAATCATACTTTAAAACACCGCACATCATTCATAAGGTCATACAGACCGTGGGCCTGGCCGAATCCATACTTGCCGAGCGCCTGGAGGACTGGGAAACCAGCCTGCCCGGGCACCTGAAGCTGGCCTACCTGCCGCACCTGGGCGGGGTGCGGCTGCGCCTGACAGGCCAAGGGATGGACGAGGCTATTTTAAAGCAGGAACTGCAGCAGGAAGTGGACAAGCTGCCGCCCCTCATCGGCAAGTATATTTTCGCCTACGGCGAGGTGCCGTTGGAGGAGGCCACCGGGCAGTTGCTAAAAGAGCGCGGCCTGACGGTGGCCACGGCCGAGAGCTGCACGGGCGGCTTTGTGGCCCACAAACTTACGAGTATAGCCGGCAGTTCGGCCTACTTCATGGGCGGCGTGATCGCCTACCACAACGAGGTGAAAATACGGGAGCTACGCATAAAACCTGAAACCCTGCAACAGCATGGCGCCGTAAGCGAGGCTACCGTGCGGGCCATGGCCGAGAACGTACGCCTGCAGTTTAGCACAGATATCGGCCTTGCCACCAGCGGCATTGCCGGGCCGGATGGCGGCACGCCAGACAAACCGGTGGGCACGATCTGGATCGCCTATGCCGACAAGTATAAAACGGAAGCTAAGCTACTCAATTACAACAAGAACAGGCTGCTCAATATAGAATACACTACCATGGCTGTGCTGAACCTGCTGCGCCAAAGTTTGGAGCCAACGGTTGAGGAATAG
- a CDS encoding dihydrolipoamide acetyltransferase family protein, translated as MALVEMVMPKMGESIMEGTVLKWLKSVGDTIEQDESVLEVATDKVDTEVPALQSGVLKEILVQEGDVVAVGAPIAVIATDGEDTGTPAAPATTEAPAPAAAAPEAAPQQAAASPAGAVARLDQPAAGRFYSPLVLNIAREEGISMQELEYIPGTGKEGRVSKKDILEYVESRKNAPAQAAAPQAQAPAAPQVQLQTAPAAQPQAAAPQVKPAASYGGNTELIEMDRMRKMIADRMVDSKRISPHVTSFVEADVTNLVNWRNKWKNEYKKREGENLTFTPIFIDAIAKAIKDFPMINVSVDGSTIIRHKDINIGMAVALPSGNLIVPNIKNADQLNLNGLTKKVNDLANRGRMNKLTPDDLAGGTYTVSNVGSFGNVMGTPIIMQPQVAIMAVGAIKKKPAVIETPEGDLIGIRHFMFLSHSYDHRVVDGSLGGMFVRRVADYLEQFDVNQTI; from the coding sequence ATGGCACTTGTAGAAATGGTTATGCCCAAGATGGGCGAGAGTATCATGGAAGGTACCGTTCTCAAATGGCTCAAAAGCGTGGGTGACACCATTGAGCAGGACGAATCGGTACTGGAGGTAGCTACAGATAAAGTGGACACAGAGGTACCTGCCCTGCAAAGCGGCGTGCTGAAGGAGATTTTGGTACAGGAGGGTGATGTGGTAGCCGTTGGCGCTCCGATCGCTGTCATCGCTACGGATGGTGAGGACACCGGTACTCCTGCTGCCCCTGCTACTACCGAGGCTCCCGCCCCTGCCGCCGCTGCACCTGAGGCCGCGCCACAGCAAGCTGCCGCTTCCCCTGCCGGCGCTGTAGCCAGGCTAGACCAGCCTGCCGCTGGCCGTTTCTACTCGCCGCTGGTGCTCAACATTGCCCGCGAAGAAGGCATTTCGATGCAGGAACTGGAGTACATTCCGGGTACCGGCAAGGAAGGCCGCGTGTCCAAGAAAGATATTCTGGAGTATGTAGAGAGCCGTAAAAACGCTCCTGCCCAGGCTGCCGCTCCGCAGGCACAGGCTCCGGCTGCTCCACAAGTACAGCTACAGACAGCCCCTGCCGCTCAGCCGCAGGCTGCTGCCCCTCAGGTGAAACCGGCTGCTTCTTACGGTGGCAACACAGAGCTGATCGAGATGGACCGCATGCGCAAGATGATTGCCGACCGCATGGTAGACAGCAAGCGCATCTCTCCGCACGTTACCTCTTTCGTGGAGGCCGACGTGACCAACCTCGTGAACTGGAGAAACAAGTGGAAGAATGAGTATAAGAAGCGCGAGGGCGAGAACCTGACCTTCACGCCGATCTTCATCGACGCCATTGCCAAGGCCATCAAAGACTTCCCGATGATCAACGTGTCGGTGGACGGCAGCACCATCATCCGCCATAAGGACATCAACATCGGCATGGCTGTGGCTCTGCCTAGCGGTAACCTGATCGTGCCCAACATCAAGAACGCCGACCAACTGAACCTGAACGGGCTGACCAAGAAGGTGAACGACCTGGCCAACCGTGGCCGCATGAACAAACTGACGCCGGACGACCTGGCAGGTGGCACCTACACCGTGTCTAACGTGGGCTCTTTCGGCAACGTGATGGGCACGCCGATCATCATGCAGCCGCAGGTGGCCATCATGGCGGTGGGCGCGATCAAGAAAAAGCCAGCCGTGATCGAGACGCCGGAAGGTGATCTGATCGGAATCCGCCACTTCATGTTCCTGTCGCACTCTTACGACCACCGCGTGGTGGATGGCTCGCTGGGCGGCATGTTCGTGCGCCGTGTGGCCGATTACCTGGAGCAGTTCGACGTGAACCAGACCATTTAA